A region of Lycium barbarum isolate Lr01 chromosome 3, ASM1917538v2, whole genome shotgun sequence DNA encodes the following proteins:
- the LOC132632875 gene encoding uncharacterized protein LOC132632875: MGIGVFQAENGLTTFNPVLPSQRIVSTGPRKIIRSADVTSDIGFKPTSGLKWKGTKSITTRKLQEIRDQARANGSNNASQSTTPSLPRDPYKL, from the exons ATGGGAATAGGTGTGTTTCAAGCTGAGAATGGGCTCACAACTTTTAAT CCTGTATTGCCAAGTCAGAGAATTGTATCTACTGGACCTAGAAAGATAATAAGATCTGCTGATGTAACTAGTGATATTGGTTTCAAACCAACAAGTGGACTGAAGTGGAAAGGAACTAAATCAATCACAACTAGAAAGCTTCAAGAGATTAGAGATCAAGCAAGGGCTAATGGTTCAAACAATGCAAGTCAAAGTACCACTCCTTCATTGCCAAGAGACCCGTACAAGCTATAA
- the LOC132632874 gene encoding expansin-A9-like, protein MYYPGKSASLKEFFFKAKMAKHQSFFILLITIIVIFLVVAFETKLVEGDLDGNGWKNAHATFYGDMKGGETMKGACGYGNLFHQGYGLETAALSTALFNNGATCGACFQIMCANAPQWCNRGVVITITATNFCPPNYTKTVDIWCNPPQEHFDLSMPMFLKIAKYKAGIVPVVYRKVNCHKKGGLKFEIKGNRYWILVLVYNVGGAGDVVNAKIKGSKTRWLPMSRNWGQNWETSEKLLGQSLSFQVQTSDGRWVQSDNVVPDSWQFGQTFEAKNNFIL, encoded by the exons ATGTATTATCCAGGCAAATCAGCTAgtttaaaagaatttttttttaaagccaaaaTGGCCAAACACCAAAGTTTCTTCATTTTGTTAATCACCATAATTGTTATTTTTTTAGTTGTAGCATTTGAAACCAAACTGGTAGAGGGAGATTTGGATGGCAATGGATGGAAAAATGCCCATGCTACATTTTATGGAGACATGAAGGGTGGCGAAACCATGA AGGGAGCTTGTGGTTATGGAAATTTGTTCCACCAAGGTTATGGCCTGGAAACAGCAGCACTAAGCACAGCACTATTTAACAATGGTGCAACCTGTGGAGCTTGCTTTCAAATAATGTGTGCCAATGCTCCTCAATGGTGCAATAGAGGCGTAGTCATAACTATAACCGCCACCAATTTCTGCCCTCCAAATTACACAAAAACTGTAGACATTTGGTGCAATCCTCCACAAGAACACTTTGATTTATCAATGCCTATGTTCTTGAAAATTGCCAAATATAAAGCCGGGATTGTCCCTGTAGTTTACAGAAAGGTCAATTGTCACAAAAAAGGAGGGCTCAAGTTTGAGATCAAAGGAAATCGTTATTGGATTCTCGTTCTTGTGTACAATGTGGGTGGTGCTGGAGATGTTGTCAATGCCAAAATCAAAGGATCTAAAACTAGATGGTTACCAATGTCACGAAATTGGGGCCAAAATTGGGAGACTTCCGAGAAGTTGCTAGGACAGAGCTTGTCTTTCCAAGTACAAACTAGTGATGGTCGATGGGTTCAATCTGATAATGTTGTTCCAGATAGTTGGCAATTTGGTCAGACATTCGAAGCCaagaataattttattttatga